One stretch of Deltaproteobacteria bacterium DNA includes these proteins:
- a CDS encoding type II toxin-antitoxin system Phd/YefM family antitoxin: MARKLPTQVNVAEAKARFSELVRRALAGGEVVIAKDNRPILRLVPLEQRTPRKPGSARGTIRMAPDFDATPEDFKDYVK; this comes from the coding sequence ATGGCTCGGAAGCTCCCGACCCAGGTCAACGTCGCCGAGGCGAAGGCTCGGTTTTCCGAGCTCGTCCGGCGGGCCCTCGCAGGCGGGGAGGTCGTCATCGCCAAGGACAACCGTCCCATCTTGCGGCTCGTTCCCCTCGAGCAGCGCACGCCGCGAAAGCCCGGATCGGCGCGGGGCACGATCCGCATGGCGCCGGACTTCGACGCAACGCCCGAGGACTTCAAGGACTATGTGAAGTGA
- a CDS encoding type II toxin-antitoxin system Phd/YefM family antitoxin, producing the protein MRKTSLADAKARLSAIVDDAEHRGRRILILRHGKPAAAIVPVDVAFPPAPKRRRGRPATVRRSIRTFVDEFSAFEPGVSAVEDLRRGRR; encoded by the coding sequence ATGCGGAAAACCTCGCTGGCGGACGCCAAGGCCCGTCTCTCGGCGATCGTCGACGATGCCGAGCACCGCGGAAGGCGCATCTTGATCTTGCGTCACGGCAAGCCGGCCGCGGCCATCGTGCCCGTCGACGTGGCGTTTCCTCCCGCCCCGAAACGTCGTCGGGGTCGCCCCGCGACCGTCCGCCGGAGCATCCGAACGTTCGTCGACGAATTCAGCGCGTTCGAGCCCGGGGTATCCGCCGTCGAAGATCTCCGGCGAGGACGGCGTTGA
- a CDS encoding type II toxin-antitoxin system VapC family toxin, which yields MLDASVAVAALRATEPGHAAALRRCARLFEGRDDIVVPVLFDVEVTSALVRRGIPPERILAFFAEHLPSRRLVTLGPRAARTTATVAATTRLRAADAVYVWVAARENLPLVTSDEEVLARAPLAGARAVAP from the coding sequence GTGCTCGACGCATCGGTCGCGGTGGCGGCGTTGCGAGCCACCGAGCCCGGGCACGCCGCCGCGCTCCGCCGGTGCGCTCGGCTGTTCGAGGGCCGGGACGACATCGTCGTGCCGGTCCTCTTCGACGTGGAGGTGACGTCGGCGCTCGTCCGTCGGGGCATCCCACCCGAACGGATCCTCGCGTTCTTCGCGGAGCACCTGCCGTCGCGTCGGTTGGTCACGCTCGGCCCGCGTGCGGCTCGCACCACCGCGACCGTCGCCGCGACGACCAGGCTGAGGGCGGCAGACGCGGTGTACGTGTGGGTCGCCGCGCGGGAGAACCTTCCCCTCGTGACGAGCGACGAAGAGGTGCTGGCGCGTGCGCCGCTCGCGGGCGCACGCGCGGTCGCACCGTGA
- a CDS encoding LLM class flavin-dependent oxidoreductase, with amino-acid sequence MLTSQHRDGVLRLARAFEAGGFDSVWAGDHVSFYVPILESLTLLSFVAGATERVKIGSSVYLLPLRHPTTTAKAVSTLDVLSGGRLLFGVGVGGEFPPEFEASGVPVRERGSRTDEAIGLLRRLWSEDGVAHHGRHFEFGPISMDPKPVRPGGPPIVVGGRKAPALRRAGRLGDGYISHMCSAEQYAGNMTAIRRHAEEAGRRDVPFETAAFLFTILDDDYERALDGAANLLQMIYNRPFRDAAKKYCLLGRPEDCLEQLQRFADAGCRHFVLSPLMDPDEFAARAGGKLVAAIKGIVPKQAS; translated from the coding sequence GTGCTCACTTCCCAACATCGCGACGGGGTGCTCCGCCTCGCGCGCGCCTTCGAGGCCGGAGGCTTCGACTCGGTCTGGGCGGGCGACCACGTCTCCTTCTACGTGCCGATCCTCGAGTCGTTGACGCTGCTGTCGTTCGTCGCCGGCGCGACCGAGCGCGTGAAGATCGGCAGCAGCGTGTATCTCCTGCCGCTCCGTCACCCGACGACGACCGCGAAGGCCGTCTCGACCCTCGACGTGCTCTCGGGCGGGCGCCTGCTTTTCGGGGTCGGCGTCGGCGGCGAGTTCCCGCCCGAGTTCGAGGCGAGCGGTGTTCCGGTGAGGGAACGCGGCAGCCGCACCGACGAGGCGATCGGCCTCCTGCGCCGCCTCTGGTCCGAGGACGGCGTCGCGCATCACGGGCGGCATTTCGAGTTCGGCCCCATCTCGATGGATCCGAAGCCCGTCCGACCGGGCGGCCCGCCGATCGTCGTCGGCGGCCGCAAGGCGCCGGCGCTCCGCCGAGCCGGCCGGCTCGGCGACGGCTACATCTCCCACATGTGCTCCGCCGAGCAGTACGCCGGGAACATGACCGCGATCCGCCGCCACGCGGAGGAGGCGGGCCGCCGTGACGTTCCGTTCGAGACCGCCGCGTTCCTCTTCACGATCCTCGACGACGACTACGAGCGCGCGCTCGACGGCGCCGCCAATCTCCTCCAGATGATCTACAACCGGCCCTTCCGCGACGCTGCGAAGAAGTACTGCCTCCTCGGCCGCCCCGAGGACTGCCTCGAGCAGCTACAGCGCTTCGCCGACGCCGGCTGCCGCCACTTCGTGCTCTCGCCGCTCATGGACCCCGACGAGTTCGCAGCGCGCGCGGGCGGGAAGCTGGTTGCGGCGATCAAGGGGATCGTACCGAAGCAAGCGTCGTGA
- a CDS encoding crotonase/enoyl-CoA hydratase family protein gives MNTDHCLVERHAHVLVITLNRPEAKNALSPGMLAGMYRAWRRLDDDPELRVAVLTGKGDVFCAGADLKAMGAGEVDDDFMQLMSEVPDIHWQALLRHNRPTKPIVAAVEGFAVAGGTEILQGTDIRVAAEDATFGVTEARRGLFPLGGSSVRLRRQIPYTLAAEILLTGRHVTAREALAFGLVGRLVPKGQALAEAMRVAEQVAANAPLSIRALMRMLREIDESWSEVDALAKELEHGSPIFGTRDAKEGMRAFAEKRTPTYTGE, from the coding sequence ATGAACACCGACCATTGCCTCGTCGAACGTCACGCCCACGTGCTCGTGATCACCTTGAACCGCCCCGAAGCGAAGAACGCCCTCAGCCCCGGCATGCTCGCCGGCATGTACCGGGCATGGCGCCGCCTCGACGACGATCCCGAGCTGCGCGTCGCGGTGCTGACCGGCAAGGGCGACGTCTTCTGCGCCGGCGCGGACCTCAAGGCGATGGGCGCGGGCGAGGTCGACGACGACTTCATGCAGCTCATGTCGGAGGTGCCCGACATCCACTGGCAGGCGCTGCTCCGCCACAACCGCCCGACGAAGCCGATCGTCGCCGCCGTCGAGGGCTTCGCGGTCGCGGGCGGCACCGAGATCCTGCAGGGCACCGACATCCGGGTGGCGGCGGAGGACGCGACCTTCGGCGTCACCGAGGCGCGCCGCGGGCTCTTCCCGCTCGGCGGCTCGAGCGTGCGCCTGCGCCGGCAGATCCCGTACACGCTCGCGGCCGAGATCCTCCTCACCGGGCGCCACGTGACCGCCCGCGAGGCGCTCGCGTTCGGGCTCGTCGGCCGGCTGGTGCCGAAGGGCCAGGCGCTCGCCGAGGCGATGCGGGTCGCCGAGCAGGTGGCGGCGAACGCGCCGCTCTCGATCCGCGCCCTCATGCGCATGCTGCGTGAGATCGACGAGAGCTGGTCGGAAGTCGACGCGCTCGCGAAGGAGCTCGAGCACGGCAGCCCGATCTTCGGCACGCGCGACGCGAAGGAAGGCATGCGCGCCTTCGCCGAGAAGCGGACGCCGACCTACACGGGAGAGTGA
- a CDS encoding type II toxin-antitoxin system VapC family toxin — protein sequence MRLLLDTHVLLWWAEDDPALSRRAKTAVADPGNDCLFSLGSLWEMAIKLSLEKLDLPDSVDVFVERHLVGGGFHALAIELAHVARVARLPFHHRDPFDRLLAAQALEEDIAIVTRDPVFTRYGVRRIW from the coding sequence GTGAGACTTCTCCTCGATACCCACGTCCTCCTGTGGTGGGCCGAGGACGATCCAGCACTTTCGCGGCGCGCCAAGACGGCCGTCGCGGATCCGGGCAACGATTGTCTCTTCAGTCTCGGAAGTCTCTGGGAGATGGCGATCAAGCTCAGTCTCGAGAAGCTCGATCTCCCGGATTCCGTCGATGTTTTTGTCGAGCGACATCTCGTGGGGGGCGGGTTCCACGCGCTCGCGATCGAGCTCGCTCACGTCGCCCGTGTCGCCAGGCTTCCCTTCCACCACCGCGATCCGTTCGATCGCCTGCTCGCTGCCCAGGCCCTCGAGGAGGACATCGCGATCGTCACGCGCGATCCCGTGTTCACGCGCTACGGCGTGCGTAGGATCTGGTAG
- a CDS encoding SPFH domain-containing protein, which translates to MGLAGFIRKQFIDVIDWTEEGDDVLAWRFPTADLEIQQGAALIVRDTQVAVFVDEGRIADRFEAGRYVLRTRNLPVLTNLRHWAKMFESPFKSEVYFFSTRRRVGQSFGTPQPLTVRDRELGAVQVRAFGVYSFRIVDAGLFHQQISGTRDVYRVADLEGQLRAMLVSALAAELGTGAVPFLDLAANQPALAAAVAARTSADCAPLGLAIADVRLESLTLPDELQKRLEERIGMTMVGGDLGRYTQFQTARSIPLAAASEGGAAGAGVGVGAGVAMGQAMAQTIGAAGAAGGAAPPSGAGGPSAPRAPQPGPAPAAAATTCPYCYTPLTQPGRFCSACGGELS; encoded by the coding sequence ATGGGACTCGCGGGCTTCATCCGCAAGCAGTTCATCGACGTCATCGACTGGACGGAGGAGGGCGACGACGTCCTCGCCTGGCGCTTCCCGACCGCCGACCTCGAGATCCAGCAAGGCGCCGCGCTGATCGTCCGCGACACCCAGGTGGCGGTCTTCGTCGACGAGGGCCGCATCGCCGACCGCTTCGAGGCGGGGCGGTACGTGCTCCGCACCAGGAACCTGCCCGTCCTCACGAACCTCCGGCACTGGGCGAAGATGTTCGAGTCACCGTTCAAGAGCGAGGTCTACTTCTTCTCGACGCGCCGGCGCGTCGGGCAGTCGTTCGGGACGCCGCAGCCGCTGACGGTGCGCGACCGCGAGCTCGGCGCGGTGCAGGTGCGGGCCTTCGGCGTCTACAGCTTCCGCATCGTCGACGCCGGGCTCTTCCACCAGCAGATCTCCGGGACGCGGGACGTCTATCGGGTCGCCGACCTCGAGGGGCAGCTGCGCGCGATGCTGGTGAGCGCGCTCGCGGCCGAGCTCGGCACCGGCGCGGTGCCGTTTCTCGACCTCGCGGCGAACCAGCCCGCGCTCGCGGCCGCGGTCGCGGCGCGCACGAGCGCCGACTGCGCTCCGCTCGGCCTCGCGATCGCCGACGTGCGGCTCGAGAGCCTGACGCTCCCCGACGAGCTGCAGAAGCGGCTCGAGGAGCGCATCGGCATGACGATGGTCGGCGGCGACCTCGGCCGCTACACGCAGTTCCAGACGGCGCGCTCGATCCCGCTCGCGGCGGCGAGCGAGGGCGGCGCCGCCGGTGCCGGGGTCGGCGTCGGGGCGGGCGTCGCGATGGGGCAGGCGATGGCGCAGACGATCGGCGCGGCGGGCGCCGCGGGCGGCGCGGCGCCACCGTCGGGCGCGGGCGGGCCGAGCGCACCGCGCGCTCCGCAGCCCGGTCCCGCCCCCGCGGCGGCGGCGACGACGTGTCCCTACTGCTACACGCCGCTCACGCAGCCGGGCCGCTTCTGCTCGGCGTGCGGCGGCGAGCTGAGCTGA